From bacterium, a single genomic window includes:
- a CDS encoding ABC transporter ATP-binding protein, giving the protein MRLVLRYLAFFRPYLRKVAALSALIFLGTGLSVVIPQIPKYTIDHVIPSGNAAVLMLLAAGALAFIAVFVVIDYNLLLFSYVLTQDVILDIRTRLFGHLQRLHLQFFEKTISGTLLSRVINDVNQLQEMTQAGIARLGRLFVTFCAVVAMMFILDYRLTLFVLAILPPMSFLIFKFGIRLRAAALKSSKQMAEMTGYVSEQLQGVSVIKAFTAEEREYDRFFNESSHYRDLQMSQRREMGMIQGTVEFASNTGTVLVVCIGGYFIMGSRMTLGELTAFLLYVGQIFGPVTQLVMFYGIFQRGMASVERIFELFDTKDEVPEAENPVPLPAGRGRIEFKNVTFGYKAENSVLNGVSFEVEPGTTTALVGPSGGGKTTVVKLIPRFYDPQSGCITLDGVDIRKIKIAELRGEIGLVLQESFLFSGTIRDNIAYGKAGATDADIESAAKLANAHDFIMELPDLYYTEIGERGVKLSGGQKQRIAIARAILKNPRVLVFDEATSSLDSESERLIQGAIDRLLTGRTTIVIAHRLSTIIRSDQILVIDRGEIVERGTHEELLALNGIYRHLYELQFAEERVAAAAMH; this is encoded by the coding sequence GTGAGGCTCGTTCTCCGGTATCTGGCGTTTTTCCGTCCATACCTGCGCAAGGTCGCGGCGCTTTCCGCGCTGATTTTTCTCGGAACCGGGCTGTCCGTCGTCATCCCGCAGATTCCGAAATACACGATCGACCACGTGATACCGTCGGGGAACGCCGCTGTGCTGATGTTGCTTGCGGCGGGAGCGCTTGCATTCATCGCGGTGTTCGTGGTGATCGACTACAACCTGCTTCTGTTCAGCTACGTGCTGACGCAGGACGTGATTCTGGACATCCGCACAAGGCTTTTCGGCCACCTGCAGAGGCTGCACCTTCAGTTTTTTGAAAAAACCATAAGCGGCACGCTGCTCTCCCGCGTGATAAACGACGTCAACCAGCTCCAGGAGATGACGCAGGCGGGCATCGCGAGGCTGGGCCGGCTGTTCGTCACGTTCTGTGCGGTAGTGGCGATGATGTTCATACTGGACTACCGGCTGACGCTTTTCGTTCTGGCAATCCTGCCGCCGATGAGCTTCCTGATATTCAAGTTCGGCATCAGGCTGCGCGCCGCCGCGCTTAAAAGCAGCAAGCAGATGGCGGAGATGACCGGATACGTCAGCGAGCAGCTCCAGGGTGTGAGCGTGATAAAGGCGTTCACCGCGGAGGAGCGGGAGTACGACCGGTTCTTCAACGAAAGCTCGCATTACCGCGACCTGCAGATGAGCCAGCGCCGCGAAATGGGCATGATTCAAGGCACCGTCGAGTTCGCGTCGAACACGGGGACGGTGCTGGTGGTCTGCATCGGCGGATACTTCATCATGGGCAGCAGGATGACGCTGGGCGAGCTGACCGCGTTCCTTCTGTACGTCGGCCAGATTTTCGGGCCGGTGACGCAGCTTGTGATGTTTTACGGGATTTTCCAGCGCGGGATGGCGTCGGTCGAGCGCATCTTCGAGCTGTTCGACACGAAAGACGAGGTGCCGGAAGCGGAAAATCCCGTGCCGCTGCCCGCGGGTCGAGGCCGGATCGAATTCAAAAACGTAACCTTCGGTTACAAAGCTGAAAACTCCGTGCTGAACGGAGTGAGCTTCGAGGTAGAGCCGGGGACGACTACCGCTCTGGTGGGGCCGAGCGGCGGCGGCAAAACCACGGTCGTCAAGCTCATCCCGCGGTTCTACGATCCGCAATCCGGGTGCATAACTCTGGACGGCGTGGACATAAGAAAGATCAAGATTGCCGAATTGCGCGGCGAAATCGGCCTGGTGCTCCAGGAAAGTTTTCTATTTTCAGGGACGATAAGGGACAACATCGCGTATGGTAAGGCCGGAGCGACGGACGCGGACATCGAAAGCGCGGCTAAATTGGCGAACGCGCACGATTTCATAATGGAGCTGCCGGATTTGTATTACACCGAAATCGGCGAGCGAGGGGTGAAGCTCTCCGGCGGCCAAAAACAGAGAATCGCGATCGCGCGCGCGATCCTGAAAAATCCGCGCGTCCTTGTTTTCGACGAAGCGACGTCCAGCCTGGACAGCGAAAGCGAACGGCTGATCCAGGGGGCGATAGACAGACTTTTAACCGGCAGGACGACGATCGTGATCGCGCATAGGCTTTCCACGATCATCCGCTCTGACCAGATTCTCGTGATCGACCGCGGCGAGATTGTCGAGCGCGGCACGCACGAGGAGCTTTTGGCGCTGAATGGGATTTACCGCCACCTTTACGAGCTTCAGTTCGCGGAAGAGCGCGTCGCGGCCGCGGCTATGCATTGA
- the rdgB gene encoding RdgB/HAM1 family non-canonical purine NTP pyrophosphatase gives MNDPRAKLLFGTFNRGKLDEFGTILEGCGLSVRLLAPPDVGITAEPEETGATFAENAREKAIYFSKQFDGLVIAEDSGLYVDALGGWPGVQSKRVADSDPERISILLAKLEGVAEESRTARFICSAAVALKEEVLFTAECRTEGLIAPERAGEGGFGYDPVFFYPPAAMTFAQMTAKRKSEVSHRGKALRAVCGWLKRSGALC, from the coding sequence ATGAACGATCCGCGTGCAAAACTGCTATTCGGAACTTTCAACCGCGGCAAGCTCGACGAGTTTGGAACGATACTTGAAGGATGCGGGCTTTCCGTCCGGCTGCTCGCGCCGCCCGACGTCGGAATAACCGCAGAGCCGGAGGAAACCGGCGCGACTTTCGCGGAAAATGCGCGAGAAAAGGCGATTTATTTTTCAAAACAATTCGACGGACTTGTGATTGCCGAGGACAGCGGACTTTACGTGGACGCGCTGGGCGGATGGCCGGGCGTGCAAAGCAAGCGCGTGGCGGATTCCGACCCGGAGCGCATTTCGATTTTGCTGGCCAAGCTAGAAGGCGTTGCGGAGGAATCGCGGACGGCCAGGTTCATCTGCTCCGCGGCGGTCGCGTTGAAAGAGGAAGTCCTGTTCACGGCGGAATGCCGTACGGAAGGCTTGATCGCGCCGGAACGCGCGGGCGAGGGCGGTTTCGGCTACGACCCGGTGTTCTTTTATCCGCCAGCCGCAATGACCTTCGCGCAAATGACCGCGAAGCGGAAGTCCGAAGTCAGCCATCGCGGCAAGGCGCTGCGCGCAGTCTGCGGCTGGCTGAAGCGCAGCGGCGCGCTTTGTTAG
- a CDS encoding S-layer homology domain-containing protein, whose translation MGFKPAGMPKSSTAGLVSAVAALLFAFLAPAAAAFNLAEDIPSDDPYFEPLYACQALGLLDAGASGSFRLEESLDRYQVAHIVVQALLVLGVELPANPAPVKWPDVPGGHWAYRDIAICVDLGLMAGYDDLSFRGRSSMQKEHWLAMASNLARKFAPEPAPEEQQVVPIFRDLPDLNWLWTPIRELARYGWLDPETTEDDFLNRNDIVTRRLLYWYLGKLALSRKGPLGTWAAAESGGPEVT comes from the coding sequence ATGGGGTTTAAGCCAGCGGGGATGCCGAAATCAAGCACGGCCGGACTCGTTTCGGCAGTTGCCGCTTTGCTTTTTGCATTCTTGGCCCCTGCGGCAGCCGCGTTCAATCTCGCCGAAGACATACCTTCGGACGATCCGTATTTCGAGCCGCTGTACGCCTGCCAGGCGCTCGGCCTTTTGGATGCAGGCGCGTCCGGTTCGTTCCGCCTCGAAGAATCGCTCGACCGCTACCAGGTTGCTCACATCGTGGTGCAGGCGCTGCTGGTTCTCGGAGTGGAACTTCCGGCGAATCCCGCACCGGTCAAGTGGCCGGACGTTCCCGGCGGTCACTGGGCGTACCGCGACATCGCCATCTGCGTTGATCTCGGCCTGATGGCGGGATACGACGACCTGTCGTTCCGCGGGCGCAGCAGCATGCAAAAGGAGCACTGGCTGGCGATGGCGTCCAACCTCGCGCGCAAATTCGCGCCGGAGCCCGCACCGGAAGAACAGCAGGTAGTCCCGATTTTCCGCGATCTGCCCGACTTGAACTGGCTCTGGACGCCGATTCGCGAACTCGCGCGTTACGGCTGGCTCGATCCGGAGACAACCGAGGACGATTTTTTAAATCGCAACGACATAGTCACGCGCAGGCTGCTTTACTGGTATTTGGGCAAACTTGCGCTTTCGCGAAAGGGGCCGCTTGGCACGTGGGCCGCGGCGGAATCCGGCGGGCCGGAGGTGACATGA
- a CDS encoding GGDEF domain-containing protein, whose amino-acid sequence MKTETMVFAIAAFLVAFGLWEYLSIRRSLDIARGGAMKEVALSWRLIGFFLGFILLSALILVVATVRRELSIPPFFFAAFVVVASLFIAAIMALFRATLSRALDAAMQPAGGSDASGAWTDPLTGLPNRRALEHALKQEWHRSERHKRPLALIMVDLDDFGRLVDECGHDGADSYLKTFAPFLLGQLRVADTVARYDSDIFVCILPEEGPATARHVAERLRKNIAEFRAEVKGRKFGVTASIGVANNALGELSGHEELLHRADEACMAARNGGHNRVVAYTGTAKRE is encoded by the coding sequence ATGAAAACCGAAACCATGGTGTTCGCGATAGCCGCGTTTTTGGTCGCGTTCGGACTCTGGGAGTATCTTTCCATCAGGCGCTCGCTGGACATTGCGCGAGGGGGGGCGATGAAAGAGGTCGCCCTTTCCTGGCGGCTGATAGGGTTTTTTCTCGGGTTCATACTTCTTTCCGCGCTGATTTTGGTTGTCGCCACCGTGAGGCGCGAGCTTTCGATTCCGCCGTTTTTCTTCGCCGCATTCGTCGTCGTCGCGTCGCTCTTCATAGCGGCAATAATGGCGCTGTTCCGCGCGACGCTGTCGCGCGCGCTCGACGCCGCAATGCAGCCCGCGGGCGGAAGCGACGCATCCGGGGCGTGGACCGACCCGCTCACCGGACTTCCCAACCGGCGCGCGCTGGAGCACGCGCTCAAGCAGGAATGGCACCGCTCGGAGCGCCACAAGCGTCCCCTCGCGCTGATAATGGTGGATCTCGACGACTTCGGCCGGCTCGTGGACGAGTGCGGGCATGACGGCGCGGATTCGTATCTTAAAACATTCGCCCCCTTTCTTCTGGGCCAGCTCCGCGTCGCGGACACCGTCGCCAGATACGACAGCGATATTTTCGTCTGTATCCTTCCGGAAGAAGGCCCGGCAACCGCGCGCCACGTCGCCGAACGGCTTAGAAAAAACATCGCCGAGTTCCGGGCGGAAGTGAAGGGACGCAAGTTCGGTGTGACCGCAAGCATAGGAGTGGCGAACAACGCGCTGGGCGAGCTTTCGGGACACGAAGAACTTCTGCACCGCGCGGACGAAGCATGCATGGCCGCGCGCAACGGCGGGCACAACCGCGTCGTGGCTTACACCGGCACGGCGAAAAGGGAATAA
- a CDS encoding rhomboid family intramembrane serine protease encodes MPIRDNAPSYQVPWITLTLIVAIILAFVWQLTYPGGFEQSLLDWGEIPKRILAGENVPGTEIPAWTTMFTSMFMHGGLEHIFGNMIGLWLFGDNIEWLLGRFRFLMFYIVAGLLASVVTVYLGYESDAPGIGASGALAGVMAAYLIYYPRARITSIFLATPFSFWWFASEGQVGCIYRNMSAYWYIGSWVVLQVLLSTAFIGSGIHQNLGIYAHAAGALAGAGLAPLLAIRNRIPSADSFVRTDPLTTVIIGDEGDAGGGQARDVPTLEEEMERIRRESLDGADGPFIHGQTRPAGLERTKELHDFHFDELVEKGDYDSAFAHARDMIAIAKEQGDMLLVRAYEKELAKLRSEGHQEKSKWW; translated from the coding sequence ATGCCGATTCGCGATAACGCACCAAGCTATCAGGTTCCTTGGATCACCCTGACGCTAATCGTCGCAATTATTCTCGCGTTCGTTTGGCAGCTGACTTATCCGGGCGGATTCGAGCAATCCCTGCTTGACTGGGGCGAAATTCCCAAAAGAATTCTTGCCGGGGAAAATGTGCCGGGCACCGAAATACCGGCATGGACCACCATGTTCACTTCCATGTTTATGCATGGCGGATTGGAGCATATTTTCGGCAATATGATTGGGTTGTGGTTGTTCGGCGATAACATTGAATGGCTGCTGGGCCGATTTCGTTTTTTGATGTTTTATATTGTCGCCGGGTTACTGGCGAGCGTGGTTACGGTTTACCTTGGATACGAAAGCGACGCTCCGGGAATCGGCGCAAGCGGAGCTCTCGCGGGGGTTATGGCGGCATACCTGATTTACTATCCGCGTGCGCGTATTACCTCGATATTTTTGGCGACGCCTTTCAGCTTTTGGTGGTTTGCCTCGGAAGGACAAGTGGGCTGCATTTATCGAAACATGAGCGCGTATTGGTATATCGGCAGCTGGGTTGTTTTGCAGGTGCTTCTTTCCACGGCGTTTATCGGATCGGGTATTCACCAAAATCTTGGAATTTACGCGCATGCCGCCGGCGCGTTGGCGGGAGCTGGTCTGGCTCCTTTATTGGCGATACGAAATCGTATTCCTTCAGCGGATTCGTTTGTCAGGACGGATCCCCTCACAACAGTGATAATAGGTGACGAAGGAGATGCCGGAGGCGGGCAAGCCAGGGACGTCCCAACTTTGGAAGAGGAAATGGAACGCATTCGCAGGGAAAGTTTGGATGGCGCCGATGGACCGTTTATTCACGGGCAAACCAGGCCTGCCGGACTCGAACGCACCAAAGAGCTTCACGATTTCCACTTTGACGAGCTTGTGGAAAAAGGCGATTATGATTCGGCGTTCGCTCACGCCAGGGACATGATCGCGATTGCAAAGGAGCAAGGAGACATGCTGCTTGTGCGGGCATACGAAAAGGAACTGGCCAAGTTACGGAGCGAAGGGCACCAGGAAAAAAGCAAGTGGTGGTAA
- a CDS encoding sulfide/dihydroorotate dehydrogenase-like FAD/NAD-binding protein, whose protein sequence is MPFEIVEKSSLHETMTRIRVKAPLIAESAKPGQFIIFRLNELGERIPLTIADPDPASGTITLIFQKVGASTYELDQLGVGDFIQDVVGPLGQPTHIENFGTAIVVAGGLGTAELYPIARALKEAGNHVITIIGARNSSLLLLKNEMASVSHEMMVTTDDGSEGIKGVVTLPLKELLDAKRGDIVFACGPVIMMQVVSELTKGYGVPCIVSLNSIMVDGTGMCGACRVSVGGQTKFVCVDGPDFLGHDVDFELLKQRQGAFRRYEEDSMRRYKLQQEQRDHECKLDEAMKGR, encoded by the coding sequence ATGCCGTTCGAAATCGTCGAAAAATCGAGCCTTCACGAAACAATGACGCGCATCCGCGTCAAGGCGCCTCTCATCGCCGAGTCCGCCAAGCCCGGCCAGTTCATCATTTTCCGGCTGAACGAATTGGGAGAGCGCATTCCGCTGACGATTGCCGATCCCGACCCCGCATCCGGAACGATCACGCTTATATTCCAGAAAGTCGGTGCGAGCACCTACGAGCTCGACCAGCTCGGTGTCGGCGATTTTATCCAGGACGTCGTCGGCCCGCTGGGCCAGCCGACGCACATCGAGAATTTCGGCACCGCGATAGTCGTCGCGGGCGGCCTGGGCACCGCGGAGCTTTATCCAATCGCCCGCGCTCTCAAAGAAGCGGGCAACCACGTCATAACTATCATCGGTGCGCGCAACAGCTCGCTATTGCTTTTGAAAAACGAAATGGCGTCGGTCAGCCACGAAATGATGGTGACGACCGACGACGGCTCCGAAGGCATCAAGGGCGTGGTCACCCTGCCGCTGAAAGAGCTTTTGGACGCGAAACGGGGCGACATCGTATTCGCCTGCGGCCCGGTGATAATGATGCAGGTCGTGAGCGAGCTGACGAAGGGGTACGGTGTGCCCTGCATTGTGAGCCTAAACAGCATTATGGTGGACGGCACGGGGATGTGCGGCGCCTGCCGCGTCTCGGTCGGCGGCCAGACCAAGTTCGTGTGCGTGGACGGCCCGGACTTCCTGGGCCACGACGTGGACTTCGAGCTTCTCAAGCAGCGACAGGGCGCCTTCAGGCGCTACGAGGAGGACTCGATGCGCCGGTACAAGCTCCAGCAGGAGCAGCGCGATCATGAATGCAAACTGGACGAGGCGATGAAGGGGCGGTAG
- a CDS encoding isochorismatase family protein — translation MHKHLLDLCDADNAILLVIDPQGKIFRMAYNTEQLSVLISKIMRVAALYKIPVVLTEQYPKGLGETAPELREVFDALETEKHHFVKDFFGCCGEPGFNELIARLATEIKKKRIGDAERPVDIVVVGIETQVCVQQTVLELLKQGYRVVVLQDCTGSRVKEYHKIAIKRFHRAGAVISNFESVAFEWTRTKNNACFKQMSAIVREGI, via the coding sequence ATGCATAAGCATCTACTCGACCTTTGCGACGCGGACAACGCGATATTGCTCGTCATAGACCCGCAGGGCAAGATTTTCCGCATGGCGTACAACACCGAGCAGCTGTCCGTTCTCATCTCCAAGATCATGCGCGTCGCCGCGCTGTACAAAATCCCCGTTGTTCTCACAGAGCAGTACCCGAAGGGCCTGGGCGAAACCGCTCCCGAGCTTCGCGAAGTGTTCGACGCGCTCGAAACCGAAAAGCACCACTTCGTCAAGGACTTTTTCGGATGCTGCGGTGAGCCGGGATTCAACGAACTGATTGCAAGGCTTGCGACGGAAATAAAGAAAAAGCGCATCGGCGACGCGGAACGTCCGGTAGACATAGTCGTCGTCGGCATCGAAACCCAGGTTTGCGTGCAGCAGACGGTTCTTGAATTGTTGAAGCAGGGCTACCGCGTCGTCGTTCTCCAGGACTGCACCGGCAGCCGCGTCAAGGAGTACCACAAGATCGCAATCAAGCGGTTTCACCGCGCTGGTGCGGTGATTTCCAATTTCGAAAGCGTTGCGTTCGAATGGACCCGTACCAAAAACAACGCCTGCTTCAAGCAGATGTCGGCAATCGTCCGCGAGGGAATTTAG
- a CDS encoding cation:proton antiporter → MLNPSQRRLPLKGGFIIAALIVGAGILSIELGISTAVLEIAFGAILRNSLPLFGIGWDEFAGGGQWLETLSSVGLMAVMFMAGFETDLDLLRKNLKPSLKAGIPGFFAPFLVSGAIVYFLFGMNIGKAALMAIALSTTSIALIYAYLRERGLLDHKIGQLLLSTAMVMDISSVLLLTAIYANQGAQLALEIAIILVLFLIAPALGHILFDRYKGNLIELELRFLFLMLLGFTLLTHMTSVNEALVGFSLGVIMGRVLRRREELTGKLSGVVFSMLAPVFFFVAGTRLEITALSPALTMKALLLLVAVAGTKLLVSVAALTPKIPRPAARFAGMLFNYNLTFGIVAAHFGFVRGTISSSEYGVVLLVILASAFIPTVFHRDVPRELDIQKSG, encoded by the coding sequence TTGCTCAACCCATCGCAAAGGAGGCTGCCGCTGAAAGGCGGATTCATAATCGCGGCTTTAATCGTCGGGGCGGGGATTCTCAGCATCGAGCTGGGAATCTCCACGGCCGTGCTCGAAATCGCTTTCGGCGCGATCCTGCGCAATTCGCTACCGCTGTTCGGAATAGGTTGGGACGAATTCGCTGGCGGCGGTCAGTGGCTGGAAACGCTGTCGTCGGTCGGCTTGATGGCGGTAATGTTCATGGCCGGCTTTGAAACCGATCTTGATTTGCTGCGCAAGAATCTGAAACCATCTCTGAAGGCGGGGATCCCGGGATTCTTCGCCCCGTTTTTGGTTTCGGGAGCGATCGTTTACTTCCTCTTCGGAATGAACATCGGCAAGGCCGCATTGATGGCGATAGCGCTGTCAACAACGTCCATCGCCCTGATTTACGCTTACCTTCGCGAAAGAGGTTTGCTCGACCACAAAATCGGTCAACTGCTGCTATCCACCGCGATGGTGATGGACATTTCGAGCGTGCTTCTGTTGACGGCGATTTACGCAAATCAGGGAGCGCAGCTCGCACTGGAAATTGCAATAATTTTGGTGTTGTTCTTGATTGCTCCGGCGCTCGGCCATATTCTTTTCGACAGATACAAGGGCAACCTGATAGAGCTGGAGCTGCGGTTTTTGTTTTTGATGCTGCTTGGATTTACGCTCTTGACCCACATGACAAGCGTAAACGAGGCGCTGGTGGGATTTTCGCTGGGCGTAATCATGGGCCGCGTTTTAAGACGCAGGGAAGAACTGACGGGCAAGCTGTCGGGAGTCGTATTCAGCATGCTCGCGCCGGTATTCTTCTTCGTGGCGGGAACCAGGCTGGAAATCACAGCGCTTTCTCCTGCTCTGACAATGAAGGCGCTGTTGCTTCTGGTCGCGGTCGCCGGAACTAAACTGCTTGTATCCGTGGCCGCGCTGACCCCGAAAATCCCGCGGCCGGCTGCGCGCTTCGCGGGGATGCTTTTCAACTACAACCTCACCTTCGGCATCGTCGCGGCGCATTTCGGATTCGTCCGGGGAACGATCAGCTCATCGGAATACGGCGTTGTGCTGTTGGTCATCCTTGCAAGCGCGTTTATACCGACGGTGTTTCACAGGGATGTTCCGCGCGAGCTGGATATTCAGAAGTCAGGATAA
- a CDS encoding membrane dipeptidase, with the protein MLTSPPMPSKFNVVDAHQDLAFSMLSHGRRFDSDSGDFMLTESAWRRGGLKWSWCTLFVHPDYAAAGYLNRAVDAELAIYRKIVARNPGRYRMVESADDLHSLTRSDGAVGISILMEGADPVSEPAALDAFSAAGVRALGLVWHGANKFAAGNYAEGGLTADGCELLRRAAALGMAVDLSHLNRESFWDVVEFRKSKIPELKLYASHSNADAVCPHVRNLDDRQLAAVREAGGAVGVVLFNDYLDPRWERTEFGEFAPVPPETIWEGDPTPEQIAVKLLEPQYTEPKLARSAPEAEPPKREVGLDIVLEHIDHLAYMLGENRVGLGSDFDGGLNRWNTPAPIRDFGDIGILGETVAARKGDAFAAKFMGENWFQFWMEALPQ; encoded by the coding sequence ATGTTAACATCGCCGCCCATGCCGTCCAAATTCAATGTTGTCGATGCGCATCAGGATCTCGCGTTCAGTATGCTCAGCCATGGCAGGCGGTTCGATTCGGATTCGGGCGATTTCATGCTCACCGAATCCGCGTGGAGGCGCGGCGGGCTTAAATGGTCGTGGTGCACGTTGTTCGTCCATCCGGACTACGCCGCGGCGGGGTATTTGAATCGCGCGGTTGATGCGGAGCTTGCGATATACAGAAAGATAGTTGCGCGCAATCCGGGCAGGTACAGAATGGTGGAGTCCGCCGACGATTTGCACTCGCTTACACGAAGCGATGGAGCGGTTGGAATCAGCATACTGATGGAAGGGGCGGATCCGGTTTCCGAACCCGCCGCGCTCGACGCGTTTTCCGCGGCGGGCGTCCGGGCGCTGGGGCTTGTCTGGCATGGCGCGAACAAATTCGCCGCGGGAAACTACGCGGAAGGCGGACTGACCGCGGACGGATGTGAGTTGCTGCGCCGCGCCGCCGCGCTCGGAATGGCGGTAGACCTTTCGCACCTTAATCGCGAGAGCTTTTGGGACGTGGTCGAGTTCCGTAAATCGAAAATTCCGGAGCTGAAGCTTTACGCGTCGCACTCCAACGCGGACGCGGTGTGCCCTCACGTCCGGAACCTGGACGACCGGCAGCTTGCGGCGGTGAGGGAAGCCGGCGGGGCAGTGGGCGTGGTGCTTTTCAACGATTATCTCGATCCCCGTTGGGAGCGCACCGAATTCGGGGAATTCGCGCCGGTTCCGCCGGAGACGATTTGGGAAGGCGATCCGACGCCGGAACAAATCGCGGTGAAGCTGCTCGAGCCGCAATACACGGAGCCGAAACTGGCACGGTCGGCTCCCGAAGCCGAACCTCCCAAGCGCGAAGTGGGGCTGGATATCGTATTGGAGCATATCGATCATCTCGCTTACATGCTCGGCGAAAACCGCGTCGGCCTCGGCTCGGATTTCGACGGCGGCCTGAACCGCTGGAACACGCCCGCGCCAATCCGGGATTTCGGGGACATCGGCATATTGGGCGAAACGGTTGCAGCGCGCAAGGGCGACGCGTTCGCGGCGAAATTCATGGGCGAAAACTGGTTCCAATTCTGGATGGAAGCATTGCCGCAATAG
- a CDS encoding phosphoglucomutase/phosphomannomutase family protein produces the protein MSAGVKFGTDGWRGITASDFTFSNVILVAEAIRRHLTAGGAERRVLLIGYDTRFLARNFAHSTAGYLGANGLSVAVADAPIPTPAIAFAVKHLGAAGAIQFTASHNPYYYNGLKFIPDFAGPAMPETTDAITAIIKELTDCGWSGEYSTRVDFGKTFEVRSDYFAHLDELIDANAIKNAGIKVLYNALWATGSGWLDGYLRGRGIEVETMNAERDVLFGGSMPDPSYEILKPMESRLAGNGFSLGLSTDGDSDRFAAFDGRGGFATANKLIPLIAHYLIVERGMPGDLVRTVSTSALLDRIAAAHGRGLIETKVGFKYVGHEIRGGALCGGEESGGFSMAGHVPEKDGILACLLACEIAAVLGGGSLSRCFEIIEETYGPSVTKRTDLHLTEEGKAAVLEQAKSLADHYAERGGELWGIPVVKVVSIDGYKFMLAGDRSILVRASGTEPVVRIYLEARTEAELEELDEQITRFIELTIKN, from the coding sequence ATGAGCGCGGGAGTCAAATTCGGAACCGACGGATGGCGGGGCATAACCGCATCCGATTTCACATTCTCGAATGTAATTCTTGTGGCGGAGGCCATCCGGCGGCATTTGACCGCAGGCGGCGCCGAGCGCCGCGTCCTGCTTATCGGATACGACACAAGGTTCCTGGCGCGGAACTTCGCCCACTCGACAGCCGGATATCTGGGCGCGAACGGTCTTTCGGTCGCGGTCGCGGACGCGCCGATTCCCACTCCCGCGATCGCATTCGCGGTTAAGCATCTGGGCGCGGCGGGGGCGATCCAGTTCACGGCGTCGCACAATCCTTATTATTACAACGGACTGAAGTTCATCCCCGATTTCGCGGGACCCGCGATGCCCGAAACCACCGACGCGATAACCGCGATAATCAAGGAGCTTACGGATTGCGGGTGGAGCGGCGAATATTCGACTCGCGTGGATTTTGGCAAGACTTTCGAAGTCCGTTCTGATTACTTCGCCCACCTGGACGAATTGATCGATGCGAACGCGATTAAAAACGCGGGTATCAAGGTCTTGTACAACGCGCTATGGGCTACGGGCTCCGGGTGGCTTGACGGCTACCTGCGCGGGCGCGGTATAGAAGTCGAAACGATGAATGCGGAACGCGATGTGCTTTTCGGCGGAAGTATGCCCGACCCGTCGTACGAGATACTCAAGCCGATGGAATCGCGGCTAGCGGGAAACGGATTCAGCCTCGGACTCTCGACCGACGGCGACAGCGACCGATTCGCCGCATTCGACGGCCGCGGCGGATTCGCCACGGCGAACAAGCTGATTCCCCTAATCGCGCATTACCTGATCGTCGAACGCGGGATGCCGGGCGATTTGGTGCGCACCGTTTCAACTTCCGCGCTGCTGGACAGGATCGCCGCGGCGCACGGACGCGGGTTGATTGAAACGAAGGTCGGATTCAAGTACGTCGGACATGAAATCCGCGGCGGCGCGCTTTGCGGCGGCGAGGAGAGCGGCGGATTCAGCATGGCCGGGCACGTGCCGGAAAAGGACGGGATACTTGCCTGTTTGCTTGCGTGCGAAATCGCTGCGGTACTTGGCGGCGGCAGCCTGTCCAGGTGCTTCGAAATAATCGAGGAAACATACGGCCCGTCGGTGACGAAGCGAACCGACCTGCACCTGACCGAGGAAGGCAAGGCCGCGGTGCTGGAGCAGGCGAAGTCGCTTGCGGACCACTATGCGGAGCGCGGCGGCGAGCTTTGGGGCATTCCGGTTGTCAAAGTTGTTTCGATTGACGGGTACAAGTTCATGCTCGCCGGCGACCGCTCCATTTTGGTGCGCGCAAGCGGCACCGAGCCCGTCGTGCGAATTTACCTCGAAGCGAGGACGGAAGCCGAGCTTGAAGAGCTGGACGAGCAGATAACCAGATTCATCGAATTAACTATTAAAAACTAA